From Paraflavitalea devenefica, the proteins below share one genomic window:
- a CDS encoding RagB/SusD family nutrient uptake outer membrane protein encodes MKKIIIPVFISLFLAGCVREITPSDAIDTNTLVQTKEGLTNAVNGAYALFKDHVPFNGTSDDNLMYLRQYFQLADFASDDIVCGQMTTDPFMNSFSLNHSPAQTNTRYFWYISYKIINDANTVIEAAAKNANPDASIKQLIGECYFLRAFAHFNLVRFFAKPYTIDPTAPGVIIRTSTSEPSLKARATVKQVYDAVVADAEKAASLMEQPRGVQYASKEAAWALLSRAYLYMADHPKTIEYSDKVINSGRFVLTTAATYPALFANAQTGTETIFCIAFTALEDYGKFGSIASMIYSDGNSGWGEEFASQSLRDTMSSQPGDVRSSYIVPSKDGGGVVQKKNGIEMYYISKFSFQGNSPTLSSPIMFRLAEMYLNRAEAKAKSNNVAGALADVDSIRNKRGLSGALYSGVLPAGKTVLEVVLKERRVELAFEGHRVFDVYRNKLPLNRTYWGYHLPGLSETDINLSQQPAGYANMVIPYTSNRIIYYLPVDEVKTNTLCTQND; translated from the coding sequence ATGAAGAAAATCATCATACCCGTTTTCATAAGCCTGTTTTTGGCGGGCTGCGTCAGGGAAATAACACCCAGCGATGCGATTGACACCAATACACTGGTGCAAACCAAAGAGGGATTAACCAATGCGGTAAACGGCGCCTATGCCTTGTTTAAAGACCATGTTCCGTTTAATGGCACCTCAGACGACAACCTGATGTACCTGCGTCAATACTTCCAGTTGGCTGATTTTGCCAGTGATGATATTGTATGCGGCCAGATGACTACCGATCCGTTCATGAACAGCTTCTCCCTGAACCATTCACCTGCTCAAACCAATACCCGCTATTTCTGGTATATCTCTTACAAGATCATCAATGATGCCAATACGGTGATAGAAGCAGCAGCCAAAAATGCCAATCCAGATGCGTCCATTAAGCAATTGATCGGGGAATGTTATTTCCTCCGGGCCTTTGCCCATTTTAACCTGGTACGTTTTTTCGCCAAACCTTACACGATAGATCCTACGGCACCCGGCGTTATTATCAGGACTTCCACCAGCGAGCCTTCTTTAAAGGCAAGGGCAACGGTAAAACAAGTGTATGATGCCGTGGTAGCCGATGCGGAGAAAGCAGCATCCCTGATGGAACAACCAAGAGGCGTGCAATATGCTTCCAAAGAAGCAGCCTGGGCCTTATTGTCGAGGGCATACCTGTACATGGCCGATCATCCAAAGACCATTGAGTACAGTGATAAAGTGATCAATTCCGGCAGGTTTGTGCTCACAACTGCCGCCACTTACCCCGCGCTCTTTGCCAATGCACAAACCGGCACGGAAACTATTTTTTGCATTGCCTTCACGGCCCTGGAAGACTATGGCAAGTTTGGCTCCATCGCTTCTATGATCTACTCTGATGGTAATTCCGGCTGGGGAGAAGAGTTTGCATCCCAATCATTGAGAGATACCATGAGTAGCCAGCCTGGTGATGTACGCTCATCGTACATAGTTCCATCGAAAGATGGCGGCGGTGTGGTGCAAAAGAAAAACGGCATTGAAATGTATTATATATCCAAGTTCTCCTTCCAGGGGAATAGCCCCACTTTAAGTTCCCCTATCATGTTCAGGCTGGCGGAAATGTACCTGAACCGGGCAGAGGCAAAAGCTAAATCCAATAATGTGGCCGGTGCGCTGGCAGATGTAGACAGTATTCGCAACAAACGCGGTTTGTCGGGCGCTTTATACAGTGGCGTATTACCGGCGGGCAAAACGGTACTGGAGGTGGTACTGAAGGAAAGAAGGGTAGAGCTGGCATTTGAAGGTCACCGGGTGTTTGATGTATACAGGAATAAGCTGCCACTGAACCGTACTTACTGGGGATACCACCTGCCGGGACTGAGCGAAACGGATATCAACTTGTCGCAGCAACCGGCCGGCTATGCCAACATGGTCATTCCCTATACCAGCAACCGGATCATCTATTACCTGCCGGTTGATGAGGTCAAGACAAATACTTTGTGTACGCAAAACGACTAA
- a CDS encoding PKD domain-containing protein, giving the protein MRSAKAILFFTVLSAGCMALLSSCSKDAVEEGPDVIFSVAVDAYTVQFTNATKGGASYKWDFGDGATSTEESPTHTYPGKGKFVPTLYVTTAGGKTVEGSTVIRISKSSAVKLNDNSLADWDTVTHNAFVSGLSGGIFRKGKMDYDAENIYFYFEMASTAANADIFDFYIDADNNNTTGLITWVANGSGNDVLLEGAILTGWFDLFYHKGAQNSFTFDYQSTTDFFQVGTVQESGGILKFEGKLVRSKIKFLTGKGVKFGITATKNDWSAMLGIFPDPGTPAFYLDMTD; this is encoded by the coding sequence ATGAGATCAGCAAAAGCGATATTATTTTTCACCGTACTATCCGCCGGATGTATGGCCCTGTTGTCATCCTGTAGCAAAGATGCGGTAGAAGAGGGGCCTGATGTTATATTCTCTGTAGCGGTAGACGCCTATACCGTTCAATTTACCAATGCTACTAAGGGCGGGGCTTCCTATAAATGGGATTTTGGTGATGGCGCTACTTCCACGGAAGAAAGCCCGACCCATACCTATCCCGGCAAAGGAAAATTCGTTCCTACCCTGTATGTGACCACTGCCGGCGGAAAAACGGTAGAGGGATCAACAGTGATACGCATATCCAAAAGTTCGGCTGTTAAACTGAATGACAATTCATTGGCCGATTGGGATACGGTGACACACAATGCCTTTGTTTCCGGCCTGTCGGGCGGTATTTTCCGGAAAGGAAAGATGGACTATGATGCAGAGAATATCTACTTCTATTTTGAAATGGCCTCTACTGCGGCCAATGCCGATATCTTTGATTTTTATATTGATGCGGACAACAACAATACGACCGGCCTGATAACCTGGGTGGCTAATGGCAGCGGCAATGATGTACTGCTGGAAGGAGCTATCCTTACCGGATGGTTCGATCTGTTTTACCACAAAGGGGCGCAGAACAGCTTTACATTCGACTACCAGAGTACGACAGATTTCTTCCAGGTAGGCACCGTCCAGGAGTCAGGTGGTATACTGAAGTTTGAAGGTAAACTGGTACGTTCTAAAATAAAATTCCTGACAGGCAAAGGCGTTAAGTTTGGTATTACTGCTACCAAGAACGACTGGAGCGCCATGCTGGGCATTTTCCCCGATCCCGGCACACCGGCCTTCTATCTTGATATGACTGATTAA
- a CDS encoding response regulator transcription factor yields MKVIKIAVADDQQLFRQCLVSNINQLPTIQVSIEAENGHQLLLAINAAAELPDVVLLDLDMPGMNGVETTAKIQAGFPALKVIILSVHCEARHIIYMIEKGINGYLSKSSTLEEVNKAITAVYNNGFYFAEEVMRTMQQGLQTKGKKFYIDIPGSLTRREKEVLGLICKEYTTPEIATALFLSERTVEGHRNNLLLKTGARNTAGLVIFALRHQLMDPTL; encoded by the coding sequence ATGAAAGTGATCAAGATAGCCGTGGCAGATGACCAGCAATTGTTCCGGCAGTGCCTGGTATCCAATATCAATCAGTTGCCTACCATACAGGTGAGCATCGAGGCGGAAAACGGCCACCAGTTATTGCTGGCCATCAATGCAGCGGCGGAGCTGCCGGATGTGGTGCTGCTGGACCTTGATATGCCGGGCATGAATGGTGTGGAAACCACCGCTAAGATACAGGCTGGGTTCCCAGCCCTGAAGGTGATCATCCTTTCCGTGCATTGTGAGGCGCGCCATATTATTTACATGATCGAAAAAGGCATCAATGGCTACCTGTCTAAAAGCAGTACGCTGGAAGAAGTGAACAAAGCCATCACGGCCGTGTACAACAATGGTTTTTATTTTGCGGAAGAAGTGATGCGCACCATGCAGCAGGGCCTGCAGACCAAAGGCAAAAAGTTTTATATAGATATACCGGGGTCGCTTACCCGGCGCGAAAAAGAAGTGCTGGGCCTGATCTGCAAGGAATATACCACCCCTGAAATAGCCACTGCCCTGTTCCTGAGTGAGCGGACCGTGGAAGGCCACCGCAATAACCTGTTGCTGAAAACAGGCGCCCGCAATACTGCCGGGCTGGTGATCTTTGCCCTGCGCCACCAGTTGATGGACCCTACCCTTTAG
- a CDS encoding sensor histidine kinase gives MEAAKEVDIFIFLFSGTLGMMILAGGVITFFMLYQRRLMHKQTELYDLEMKHKEELLHNNIAMLEAERRRIAKDLHDDIGNVFSTLLWKLQQLRTDGNGGQPEGILEDARKLITTGLSNTRTITYDMIPYGFDIFGLATTIQGLCDRLAAAGALEINFEHTDPLPALPDPVSLHIYRILQELAGNTIKYAAATRIAINLEATATGLQLSYQDNGCGFDLKGMDRLQGHGLRNIESRISMLKARYQYITAPGQGVTAYIDIPINDAL, from the coding sequence ATGGAAGCAGCGAAGGAAGTAGATATTTTCATTTTCCTGTTCAGCGGCACGCTGGGCATGATGATACTGGCCGGCGGGGTGATCACTTTTTTTATGCTGTACCAGCGCAGGCTGATGCATAAGCAAACGGAATTGTATGACCTGGAAATGAAGCACAAGGAAGAGCTGCTGCACAATAATATAGCGATGCTGGAAGCCGAACGCAGGCGGATTGCCAAAGACCTGCATGATGATATCGGCAATGTGTTTTCCACCCTGTTATGGAAGCTGCAACAGCTCCGTACGGATGGCAACGGCGGGCAACCCGAAGGGATACTGGAAGATGCGCGTAAGCTGATCACTACCGGACTATCCAATACCCGGACCATCACTTATGATATGATCCCTTATGGCTTTGATATTTTCGGATTGGCCACCACTATCCAGGGCCTGTGCGACCGCCTGGCGGCGGCCGGCGCGCTGGAGATCAATTTTGAACATACCGACCCCCTGCCGGCGCTGCCCGACCCCGTAAGCCTGCATATTTACCGTATCCTGCAGGAGCTGGCAGGCAATACGATCAAGTATGCTGCCGCTACCCGTATTGCCATTAACCTGGAAGCCACGGCCACTGGCCTGCAGCTCAGCTACCAGGACAACGGGTGTGGCTTTGACCTGAAGGGCATGGACCGCTTACAGGGACATGGCCTGCGCAATATTGAAAGCCGTATTAGTATGCTGAAGGCCCGATACCAGTACATTACTGCACCCGGCCAGGGCGTAACCGCTTATATTGATATACCGATAAATGACGCGTTATGA
- a CDS encoding RNA polymerase sigma factor, whose protein sequence is MLPINVAATEQTYNEHRLLQELQQGRSQAFLELYNIYHPALYHYVLRFVKSPAIAEDILQDVFLKIWEIRERINPDLSFKAYLYRISRNSVFKLMKKIAVDENLRLQVMQQFRQTVSDADLKVSWQQYEAILQAAIANLSPQRQKVFLLCREEGKTYEQVAAELNISRHTVKEHMVLAMKSIKEYFEQYGNTPLSFTLLLFLSTDVPL, encoded by the coding sequence TTGCTGCCCATTAACGTGGCTGCCACAGAGCAAACATATAATGAACATCGCTTATTGCAGGAGTTACAACAGGGGCGCAGCCAGGCCTTCCTGGAGTTGTACAATATATACCATCCCGCCCTGTACCATTATGTGCTGCGCTTTGTGAAATCACCTGCCATTGCAGAAGATATCCTGCAGGACGTATTCCTGAAGATATGGGAGATCAGGGAACGCATCAATCCCGACCTTTCTTTTAAGGCCTATCTCTACCGCATTTCCCGCAACAGCGTGTTCAAGCTCATGAAAAAAATAGCTGTCGATGAAAACCTGCGCCTCCAGGTAATGCAGCAGTTCCGGCAAACCGTGTCAGATGCCGATCTCAAGGTAAGCTGGCAGCAGTATGAAGCCATATTACAGGCAGCCATTGCTAATTTATCGCCGCAGCGGCAAAAAGTGTTCCTCCTGTGCCGGGAGGAAGGCAAAACCTATGAACAGGTGGCCGCCGAACTGAATATTTCCCGCCATACGGTGAAAGAGCACATGGTGCTGGCCATGAAGTCTATTAAAGAATATTTTGAACAATACGGCAATACCCCGCTCAGTTTCACCCTGTTATTGTTTTTAAGCACGGACGTTCCTCTATAA
- a CDS encoding FecR family protein produces MAEEMDYYKQLLQRYLDNDCTPQEVEEVLHFLQQDAAGKVLLEQMQAEFEAAMELAVPAISASVSMNLHRRLTEKIGPGPARPFYRRLLFRIAAAALLVLLVGAGTYYLFLKTQPKKETAGNNHPATPVQFTPPGRNKAYITTSNGQQIILDSAVNGTLAQQGNANIMQLADDQVIYRADSPLATSHSPLAYNTLTVPRGGRMVTLTLADGTRVWVNAASSIRYPTVFTSHERMVELTGEAYFEVTHDRDRPFAVRTSQVAVQVLGTRFNVSAYEEDGQQQVVLVDGSVKVTANGSHPAAYSAQLLPNQMAGYTNGGQLIVTAVNTEEYTSWTKGYLLLKRTPWEQLMRRLSRHYDVNINTHIPAFKEETFSGRLDLQANLEDMMNLICTGTPFIYQPTERKLIRR; encoded by the coding sequence ATGGCGGAGGAAATGGACTACTACAAACAACTGTTACAGCGGTACCTGGATAATGATTGCACCCCGCAGGAGGTGGAAGAAGTACTGCATTTTTTGCAGCAGGATGCTGCCGGCAAGGTCTTATTGGAGCAGATGCAGGCCGAGTTTGAGGCAGCCATGGAACTGGCAGTCCCGGCAATTTCGGCATCTGTCAGCATGAACCTTCACCGGCGGTTAACAGAAAAGATCGGTCCCGGCCCTGCCCGGCCCTTTTACCGCAGGTTACTTTTCAGGATAGCAGCAGCAGCCCTGCTGGTGCTCCTGGTAGGGGCGGGTACGTATTACCTGTTTCTTAAAACGCAGCCGAAAAAAGAGACTGCCGGTAACAATCACCCAGCAACTCCTGTACAGTTCACCCCGCCCGGCCGCAATAAGGCCTATATCACCACGTCCAATGGCCAGCAAATAATACTGGACAGCGCCGTCAATGGAACTTTAGCCCAACAGGGTAACGCCAATATTATGCAGTTAGCAGATGATCAGGTAATATACCGCGCAGACTCCCCACTAGCCACTAGCCACTCGCCACTTGCCTATAACACTCTCACCGTGCCCAGAGGCGGCAGAATGGTCACCCTCACGCTGGCCGACGGTACCCGGGTATGGGTCAATGCCGCTTCTTCTATCCGGTATCCTACGGTATTTACCAGTCATGAAAGGATGGTAGAACTCACCGGCGAAGCGTATTTCGAAGTAACGCACGACCGGGACAGGCCTTTTGCCGTACGCACGTCGCAGGTGGCGGTGCAGGTGCTGGGCACCCGGTTCAATGTGAGCGCTTATGAAGAGGACGGGCAGCAACAGGTAGTACTGGTAGATGGGAGCGTGAAAGTGACGGCAAACGGCTCACATCCCGCAGCTTACAGCGCGCAGCTTCTGCCAAACCAAATGGCCGGCTATACCAACGGCGGCCAATTAATAGTGACGGCCGTTAACACGGAAGAATACACCTCCTGGACAAAAGGATACCTCCTGTTAAAACGTACCCCCTGGGAGCAGCTCATGCGGCGGCTGTCCAGGCATTATGATGTAAATATCAATACCCATATACCGGCTTTTAAAGAAGAGACCTTTTCCGGTCGCCTTGACCTTCAGGCTAACCTCGAAGATATGATGAACCTGATCTGTACGGGTACGCCGTTCATCTATCAACCCACAGAAAGAAAGCTGATCCGCCGGTAA
- a CDS encoding TonB-dependent receptor — protein sequence MRIKCTILLLFIGLLSMAEKTWSQSTRINLQLRKATLPELFESIQKQTDYLIFYRDNLVKKEKNVSLDFDVKNMPVADILNKALDKTSLTYKISGRQIIIMPKETPPSGQRADSLLTIRGRVYDTKEPPGVLADVTVTVKGATATTTDADGYFTIKAKKYDVLVFSRVGFKSFEYTISGSDNSLNIALKEEVGNLEQVVVVGLSEQKKKHIASAVSSLNVASNITGKPITTLSQSLQGGVTGLQVTQGSGLPGGDAATIKIRGISTLGNSNPLVLVDGIPMDMNHIDPVTVESVTVLKDAAAAAIYGARAANGVIVVTTKRGTPGKVAVIYDGYVGIQSPANLPRLVDAPTYMRMYNEGQVNAGQQPSFTQTAIDSTIAGTDPIKFPNTDWVDLIIDRSVPITSHSLSVSGGNNVARFALTGNYLYQKGMIPVNNTSRWNIRANTSITLSKSFVVNLDMLAIKRNTIQPNRPSGSNGNRILEDVYRVPPTILPKYPTVNGREIYGRHVDIVNPLAYAERGGSRKYESGQTSINLQPKWRVLPNLNVRGQFSFRLNSDIYRDSRDGYNFFDYYTGQLVQTWTTQRTPTQARTTYYYVGANADYTLNLGDHMLFAMAGYSQEENNSGNWDVSSLISGYAKLNYSYQSKYLLEGTIRTDGSSRFAQGHRVGYFPSVAVGWNVHNEAFFKNVKLINNLKLRASYGQLGNENIDLYQYQTLISTSNGVESTYGNPNITWETVNMLDIGMDLGLFPGNKLELTFDYYDKVTNDIILYPPLPLVGGFEGVVPVNAGKVKNKGWELSLNYNGKLGRNVSISVRPGVTYNTNTIMTLKGGPYVTTTTINQVGSSIGSLYGYKTAGLLQASDFDNNGDPLIPVLPGSKPGDIKYLDMGEKDGKITSDDQTLIGNPTPQLNYFSNFRVAYKGFDLEFLLQGTGKSEAPLLDMFALPLDMSKDGGVPTRYYSTNYWTPERTDARFPRISIAPANNKLSSDFWFQDAAYLRIKYIQLGCNLNAALIKRAGISSFRLYANAQNPFTITRLKLTDPESRGNQWTYGIMKTYTVGVNIQF from the coding sequence TTGAGAATCAAATGCACCATCCTCCTGTTGTTTATCGGCCTGTTGAGCATGGCCGAAAAGACCTGGTCGCAAAGCACCCGTATCAACCTGCAACTGCGCAAGGCCACTTTGCCGGAGCTATTTGAAAGTATACAGAAGCAAACAGACTACCTGATCTTTTACCGGGATAACCTGGTGAAAAAAGAAAAGAATGTAAGCCTCGACTTTGATGTTAAGAATATGCCGGTGGCAGATATTCTTAACAAGGCATTGGATAAAACATCCCTTACGTATAAAATAAGCGGCCGGCAGATCATCATTATGCCAAAGGAAACCCCGCCTTCCGGCCAGCGGGCCGATAGCCTGCTGACCATCCGGGGCCGTGTGTATGATACGAAAGAACCTCCGGGTGTACTGGCCGATGTAACTGTAACAGTGAAGGGCGCCACGGCCACCACCACTGATGCAGATGGTTATTTTACCATCAAGGCTAAAAAGTACGACGTGCTGGTGTTTTCCAGGGTGGGCTTTAAGAGCTTTGAATATACGATATCCGGCAGCGATAATTCCCTCAATATTGCCCTGAAAGAAGAAGTAGGCAACCTGGAACAGGTAGTGGTGGTGGGCCTTTCGGAGCAGAAGAAGAAACACATTGCCAGCGCTGTGTCCTCGCTCAATGTGGCTTCCAATATCACCGGCAAACCCATTACCACTTTATCACAATCCTTACAGGGGGGCGTTACGGGGCTGCAGGTGACCCAGGGCTCCGGCCTGCCGGGCGGCGATGCCGCTACCATCAAGATCAGGGGCATCAGCACGCTGGGCAACTCCAACCCGCTGGTACTGGTAGATGGTATCCCGATGGACATGAACCATATTGACCCGGTAACGGTAGAAAGTGTGACGGTGCTGAAGGATGCGGCTGCCGCTGCCATTTATGGAGCAAGGGCTGCTAATGGTGTGATCGTGGTTACCACCAAAAGAGGTACACCCGGTAAAGTGGCGGTCATCTATGATGGCTATGTGGGCATTCAAAGTCCGGCCAACTTACCCCGGCTCGTGGATGCGCCTACCTATATGCGCATGTACAATGAAGGGCAGGTGAATGCCGGCCAGCAACCTTCCTTTACACAAACGGCTATTGACAGCACCATTGCCGGAACAGATCCCATTAAGTTTCCCAATACCGACTGGGTTGACCTCATCATTGACCGGTCGGTGCCCATTACCAGCCATTCCTTATCGGTAAGCGGCGGCAACAATGTGGCGCGCTTTGCCTTAACCGGTAATTACCTCTATCAAAAAGGCATGATACCGGTGAACAATACCAGCCGGTGGAATATCCGGGCCAATACTTCCATTACGTTGAGTAAAAGTTTTGTGGTGAACCTCGACATGCTGGCCATCAAGAGAAATACCATTCAGCCCAACCGGCCCAGCGGTTCCAATGGCAACCGGATACTGGAAGATGTATACCGCGTGCCGCCCACCATTTTGCCCAAATATCCTACCGTGAACGGAAGGGAGATCTACGGCCGTCATGTGGATATTGTGAACCCGCTGGCTTATGCCGAAAGGGGAGGATCCCGGAAATATGAAAGCGGGCAAACCAGTATTAACCTGCAACCCAAATGGCGTGTGTTGCCCAACCTGAATGTACGCGGGCAATTCAGCTTTCGCCTGAACAGTGATATCTACCGTGACAGCCGCGATGGTTATAACTTCTTTGATTACTATACCGGCCAACTGGTGCAAACATGGACCACCCAAAGAACGCCCACACAGGCCAGGACCACCTATTATTATGTAGGCGCCAATGCTGATTATACACTCAACCTGGGCGATCATATGCTGTTTGCCATGGCCGGGTACTCACAGGAAGAGAACAACTCCGGCAACTGGGATGTATCGTCCCTGATATCAGGCTATGCCAAGCTCAATTATTCTTATCAAAGCAAATACCTCCTGGAAGGCACTATCCGTACGGATGGATCGTCCAGGTTTGCGCAAGGCCACCGGGTAGGTTATTTCCCTTCCGTAGCGGTTGGCTGGAATGTGCACAACGAAGCCTTTTTCAAAAACGTAAAGTTGATCAACAACCTCAAGCTGCGGGCTTCTTATGGTCAGTTGGGGAATGAGAATATAGACCTGTACCAGTATCAAACGCTCATCAGCACCTCCAATGGGGTGGAAAGCACGTATGGTAATCCCAACATCACCTGGGAAACGGTGAACATGCTGGATATTGGTATGGACCTGGGACTATTCCCCGGTAATAAGCTGGAGCTTACCTTCGATTATTATGACAAAGTAACCAATGACATCATCCTGTATCCTCCCTTACCGTTGGTAGGCGGCTTTGAAGGGGTAGTGCCTGTCAATGCCGGAAAAGTGAAGAACAAAGGATGGGAACTGTCCCTGAATTATAACGGGAAATTGGGAAGGAACGTCAGTATCTCTGTAAGGCCCGGTGTAACATACAACACCAATACCATCATGACGCTCAAAGGAGGGCCGTATGTAACAACAACTACGATTAACCAGGTGGGCAGCAGTATCGGCAGCCTGTATGGTTATAAAACTGCGGGCCTGTTGCAGGCCAGCGACTTTGACAACAATGGCGATCCTTTAATTCCTGTACTGCCCGGTTCCAAACCAGGGGATATCAAATACCTCGACATGGGGGAAAAGGACGGTAAGATCACATCAGACGATCAAACCCTGATCGGCAATCCCACACCACAACTGAATTATTTTTCCAACTTCCGGGTAGCGTATAAGGGATTTGACCTGGAGTTTTTATTACAGGGTACCGGCAAAAGCGAGGCGCCCTTGCTCGACATGTTTGCCCTGCCCCTGGATATGAGTAAGGATGGAGGTGTGCCTACCAGGTATTATTCCACCAATTATTGGACGCCGGAACGTACTGATGCACGCTTTCCCAGGATATCCATTGCGCCCGCCAATAACAAGCTGTCTTCTGATTTCTGGTTCCAGGATGCGGCTTATTTGCGGATAAAATACATCCAGTTGGGTTGTAACCTGAATGCTGCATTGATAAAACGGGCCGGTATCAGCTCCTTCCGGTTGTATGCCAATGCGCAGAACCCTTTTACCATTACCCGGCTTAAGCTCACCGACCCTGAGAGCCGTGGTAACCAGTGGACGTATGGTATTATGAAAACCTACACCGTGGGTGTAAACATTCAATTCTAA